Sequence from the Fusobacterium periodonticum 1_1_41FAA genome:
TGAACTTATCATTAAAGTTGTATATTTCATTTCCAGATAGACAAGTTTCTAATAAATTTTCTTCAGGTAAAACCCTTGGTTTTTGATCTTTTACTAATTCAGCTATTGCTCTTATGTGGTCATAGTTTGTTCCACAACAACCACCTAGAATATTTATAGCTTGATTTTCTATAAGAGGTAGAAGATCATCTCTCATTTTTTGTGCAGTTTCAACATAATCTCCATTTTGATTAGGTAGACCTGCATTAGCATGTAATGATACAAATTTTGTTGTTAATTCTTTTATTTTTAAAATAAGAGGCACTAAATCTTTAGCTCCAAATGAACAGTTAAATCCAAATGAAGTTACAGAATCTCTATCTAAAGCAACAATTAAAGATTCCATACTTTGTCCTGTTAATAATTTTCCTTGTCTATTTACAGTAGCTGAAATTGAAATTGGTAATTTTACATTCTTTTCTTCAAAAACTTCTTCTGTTGCAAGTAATGCTGCTTTTGCAGTTAAACCATCAAAGATAGTTTCTAGTAAGATTCCATCTACTCCACCATCTATAAGTCCTGCAACTTGAACTTTTATAACTTCTTTCATTTCATCAAAGCTTACTGCCCTTTTAAAAGGTACATCTCCTACAGGAAAAGATAAACTTTTATTTGTAGGTCCAATAGAACCAAAAACATAAACTTTCTTTCCACTTTGTTTAACTGCATCTCTTGCAATTTCTGCAGATTTTTTTGCTAAGTCATAAACTTTATCTTCTAAATGATAATCTTTTAGTGAAATAGCATTACAGTTAAAACTATTAGTTTCAATTATATCTGCTCCAGCTTCTATGTATTTTTTATGTACTTCAAAAATTATATCAGGTCTAGTTTCATTTAATATTTCATAACAACCTTTTGCTCCATTAAAATCTTCAGGAGTTAATTCATATTTTTGTAAAACTGTACCCATTGCCCCATCTAAAACTAATATTCTTTCTCTTAGCTCTTTTTCAAACTCAAACATATTTTCCTCATTTCTAATCCAATTTACATTTCATTCTTTCTTTGTAGAGAAAATAAAACAAATATATTATTAAAATACTGTGCTGCGACGTCCATTATTGTTGAGTGAGCCTTTGTGGAGCTCACGAAACACTAATGGCTGGCAAGCACAGAAATAAATAAAGTTAAGTATTTGTTTTATTTTCTTATAATTCCTGTTGCATCTATTATTTTTTTAGCAGTTTCTGGTCTATTCATTGTGTATAAATGTATACCATTGATATCAGAAGCAACTAAATCAACCACTTGTTCTATTGCATAAGCAAGCCCAGCTTCTTTTAATGCTGAAGGGTTATCTTCGTATTTTTCTAAAATCTTTAAGAATTTTTTAGGTATAGTACAAGAACATAAAGAAGTTATTTTCTTTATTTGTTTAGCATTAGTTACTGGCATAATTCCTGCAACTAGTGGAACATTAATTTGCAATTTTTCTAATTTATCTCTAAATGAATAAAAGAATTCATTATCTAAGAAAATTTGTGAAATTAAAAAATCTACTCCTGCATTAACTTTTTCTTTTAAATGGAATAAATCTAATAGGTCATTAGTTTCTCTATGTCCTTCAACATAGTATGCAGCACCTATTGAAAATTTATCACTTTTCTTTTCATGTATATAGTTTATTAAATCTCTAGCATAACTAAAATCTCCTACTTCTAATTCTCTACCAACAGGATAGTCTCCTCTTAAAGCAAGAATATTTTCAATATTATGTTTTTCTAAATCTTCTAATACTCTATCTATTTCTTCTTTTTTAGCTCCAATACAAGTTAAGTGAGCAACTGATTCTACTCCATTTTGATTTTTTATTCTATCTGCTATCTCAACAGTTCTTCCTTTAGTATTTCCTCCTGCTCCATAAGTAACACTTATATAATCAGGTTTTTCTAAAGATAATACATCTAAACAATTATAAACTTGATCTAAACCAACCTTATCATTAGGTGGAAATACCTCAAATGATGTAGTTAAACTTTTCCCTTTATAAATATCTGCTATCTTCATAATTCTCCTTTCTTATCAAAAAATCCTAAGCTTTTTAGCTTAGGAAGTCTTTTTTATCTTAGCTATGTCTCTTCCATCGCTCAGGCATTAGCACCACACTTTTGTAGGTTGCTGAGATTTCTTAGGGCCTGTCCCTCCATCTCTCTTTATGGTTTTTTTATTAGTACTTATTTTATACTATTTTTGTCAACTTGTCAATAACTATACAAAACTTTTATTTTGCCATTTTTTACTTTTCCATCTAAAGTACATTGCAAGTCCTCTAATCCATTCATCCATTGCATTTGCTATCCATATTCCAACTAGCCCCCAACCAAGAGAAATTCCAAATAGATATGAAAATAGAACTGCAATTAAGAATACAAAACTTATAGACATAAACATTGGGAACTTAATATCACCAGCAGCATGAAGTGAGTTTATTATAACAATATTGAATACTCTTCCCATTTCTAATATTATCATTAAAGGGAATATTTTAAGCGAAGCTTTTAAAATATCTGGATTAGTTGTAAAAATACTCATAATTGGTTTTCTGAAAACACATACTATAGAAGTTGTGAGAAAAGCAAAAATAAAAGCAATTTTTACACTCTTTAAACATTTAGTATATACTTTATCAACTTCACCTGCTCCAACAAGATGTCCAACTTGTATAGCAGTAGCTTGTCCCAATGCAATAGATAAGGTCATAATAAAGCTGGCTATTAACATTAAATATGTACGAGAAGTTATAATAGTTGTACCCATAGTATTTACCATTGCGACTATCATAAGTTGTCCTACATTCCAAGAAAGATTTTCACCAGCAGTTGGTAAACCTATTGATAAAATATTTTTTACTATATTAAAAGGGAAAGGTTTTATATATTTCTTTTTAAAAGTAAAGTTGCAATATTTACACATCATATAGAAAGCAACAACACAACCTATTCCTCTTGAAATAACAGTTGATATACCAACTCCTGTTGGTCCTAAAACAGGCATTCCTAACCAACCAAAAATAAAGAAAGCATTACCTATAATATTTAAGATATTTACTCCTACATTAATAATAAGAGTTTCTGT
This genomic interval carries:
- the metF gene encoding methylenetetrahydrofolate reductase [NAD(P)H], translating into MKIADIYKGKSLTTSFEVFPPNDKVGLDQVYNCLDVLSLEKPDYISVTYGAGGNTKGRTVEIADRIKNQNGVESVAHLTCIGAKKEEIDRVLEDLEKHNIENILALRGDYPVGRELEVGDFSYARDLINYIHEKKSDKFSIGAAYYVEGHRETNDLLDLFHLKEKVNAGVDFLISQIFLDNEFFYSFRDKLEKLQINVPLVAGIMPVTNAKQIKKITSLCSCTIPKKFLKILEKYEDNPSALKEAGLAYAIEQVVDLVASDINGIHLYTMNRPETAKKIIDATGIIRK
- a CDS encoding MATE family efflux transporter, with translation MNNSSNVGRKTLFALTMPIFLELLLVTIVGNIDTIMLGYYSDEAVGAIGGITQLLNIQNVIFSFINMATSILTAQFLGAKDYKRVKQVISVSLVLNILLGLILGGIYLFFWKSLLQRMNLPTELVNIGKYYFQMVGGLCIFQGIILSCGAILKSHGRPTETLIINVGVNILNIIGNAFFIFGWLGMPVLGPTGVGISTVISRGIGCVVAFYMMCKYCNFTFKKKYIKPFPFNIVKNILSIGLPTAGENLSWNVGQLMIVAMVNTMGTTIITSRTYLMLIASFIMTLSIALGQATAIQVGHLVGAGEVDKVYTKCLKSVKIAFIFAFLTTSIVCVFRKPIMSIFTTNPDILKASLKIFPLMIILEMGRVFNIVIINSLHAAGDIKFPMFMSISFVFLIAVLFSYLFGISLGWGLVGIWIANAMDEWIRGLAMYFRWKSKKWQNKSFV